In the Rhabdothermincola sediminis genome, one interval contains:
- the glpK gene encoding glycerol kinase GlpK: protein MNPARDPDLHGPIVLALDAGTTSVRAIAFDRSGRALHAAQREFPQYYPRPGWVEHDPEEIWEACDAVMGEVVAGLHAPITAIGITDQRETVVVWDRRTGRPLHRAIVWQDRRTAGRCDELREQGHLETVRETTGLVLDPYFSATKLEWLFGKGGVRPGPEVAFGTVDSWLLWKLTGGAVHATDVTNASRTMLFDIRSRRWSPELCELFGVPAHVLPEVRASSGRFGITADGCAVGPGIPVSGVAGDQQAALFGQVCFTPGMTKNTYGTGSFVLMNVGEQCPPPVDGLLSTVAWSIPDGRGGELTHYAFEGAIFVTGAAIQWLRDGLGIISDASETGPLAASVPDTGGVLLVPAFTGLGSPWWDPYARGTLVGITRGTTRAHLARAVVEAMAYQTRDVVDSMTEACGHRVHALRADGGASVMPLLLRLQADQLQVPVSRPVVQETTALGAAYLAGLAEGVWGSLEEISANWVVDVEVEPSADRTDADAAYERWRQAVARARGWVAR from the coding sequence ATGAACCCCGCTCGCGACCCTGATCTCCACGGCCCGATCGTGCTGGCGCTCGATGCCGGCACGACCAGCGTCCGGGCCATCGCGTTCGACCGCTCCGGCCGGGCGCTGCACGCCGCGCAGCGCGAGTTCCCCCAGTACTACCCGCGCCCGGGATGGGTCGAGCACGACCCGGAGGAGATCTGGGAGGCCTGCGATGCGGTCATGGGCGAGGTGGTCGCCGGCCTGCACGCCCCGATCACGGCGATCGGCATCACGGACCAGCGGGAGACGGTCGTGGTGTGGGACCGCCGCACGGGTCGCCCGCTGCACCGAGCCATCGTCTGGCAGGATCGCCGCACGGCCGGCCGTTGCGACGAGCTGCGCGAGCAGGGCCACCTCGAGACCGTCCGGGAGACCACCGGCCTCGTGCTCGACCCGTACTTCTCGGCCACCAAGCTGGAGTGGCTGTTCGGGAAGGGCGGGGTGCGGCCGGGGCCCGAGGTGGCGTTCGGCACCGTGGATTCCTGGCTGCTGTGGAAGCTGACCGGCGGTGCGGTGCACGCCACGGACGTCACCAACGCCAGCCGCACGATGCTGTTCGACATCCGGAGCCGCCGCTGGTCGCCGGAGCTGTGCGAGCTGTTCGGGGTGCCCGCTCACGTGCTCCCGGAGGTGCGCGCCTCGAGCGGCCGGTTCGGGATCACCGCAGACGGGTGTGCCGTCGGCCCCGGCATCCCGGTGAGCGGCGTGGCCGGCGACCAGCAGGCGGCGCTGTTCGGCCAGGTGTGCTTCACCCCGGGCATGACCAAGAACACCTACGGCACGGGCAGCTTCGTGCTGATGAACGTCGGTGAGCAGTGCCCTCCTCCGGTCGACGGCCTACTGAGCACGGTCGCCTGGAGCATCCCCGACGGCCGGGGAGGCGAGCTCACCCACTACGCGTTCGAGGGCGCGATCTTCGTGACCGGGGCGGCCATCCAGTGGCTGCGTGACGGCCTCGGCATCATCTCGGACGCGTCCGAGACCGGGCCCCTCGCGGCGTCGGTGCCCGACACCGGCGGGGTGCTGCTCGTGCCGGCCTTCACCGGCCTCGGCAGCCCATGGTGGGACCCGTACGCCCGCGGCACCCTGGTCGGCATCACCCGCGGCACCACCCGAGCGCACCTGGCGCGCGCGGTGGTGGAGGCGATGGCGTACCAGACCCGTGACGTGGTCGACTCGATGACCGAGGCGTGCGGGCACCGGGTGCACGCGTTGCGGGCCGACGGTGGGGCCTCGGTCATGCCCCTCTTGCTGCGTCTGCAGGCCGACCAACTCCAGGTGCCGGTCTCGCGCCCGGTGGTTCAGGAGACCACGGCGCTGGGCGCCGCCTACCTGGCGGGGTTGGCGGAGGGGGTGTGGGGGTCACTGGAGGAGATCTCGGCGAACTGGGTGGTCGACGTGGAGGTCGAGCCCTCGGCGGACCGTACGGACGCGGACGCCGCGTACGAGCGCTGGCGTCAGGCGGTGGCGCGGGCACGAGGCTGGGTCGCCCGCTGA
- a CDS encoding ACT domain-containing protein: protein MRCTYVMRVWLPDRPGALGAVASRIGAVGSDVVGIEILERGGGRAVDDLVVELPDPDVVSLLVREVQQVDGVDIEDLQPVADALHDPRLEALETAAVLVGASSAAEAVDALCQHAVRTVGATWGAVVDLAEPALRSGHGDVPPVEWLVAFARGSQAAAAAGPAGVEVEVVWAPLPAASLALVLGRDGHPFRGRERRQVMALARIVDTRFRELRAAEARRAHPSAAGASVVGS, encoded by the coding sequence ATGCGATGCACGTACGTGATGCGGGTGTGGCTGCCCGACCGCCCAGGGGCGCTCGGCGCGGTGGCGAGCAGGATCGGAGCGGTCGGCAGCGACGTGGTGGGCATCGAGATCCTCGAGCGTGGCGGCGGCAGAGCGGTCGACGACCTCGTCGTGGAACTCCCCGACCCGGACGTCGTGAGCCTGCTGGTGCGGGAGGTGCAACAGGTCGACGGCGTCGACATCGAGGATCTCCAGCCCGTCGCCGACGCCCTCCACGATCCCCGTCTCGAGGCGCTTGAGACCGCAGCGGTGCTCGTCGGTGCCAGCTCCGCAGCCGAGGCGGTGGATGCCCTGTGCCAGCACGCGGTGCGGACCGTCGGTGCTACCTGGGGGGCGGTCGTCGACCTCGCCGAGCCGGCCCTGCGTAGCGGTCACGGCGACGTGCCGCCCGTGGAGTGGCTGGTGGCGTTCGCGCGTGGGAGCCAGGCCGCGGCGGCCGCGGGCCCCGCGGGTGTGGAGGTGGAAGTGGTGTGGGCTCCGCTGCCCGCGGCGAGCCTGGCGCTCGTGCTGGGACGTGACGGCCATCCGTTCCGGGGTCGGGAGCGGCGCCAGGTCATGGCCCTGGCCCGCATTGTGGACACCCGGTTTCGTGAGCTGAGGGCCGCCGAGGCGCGCCGGGCCCACCCCTCCGCCGCCGGCGCCTCCGTCGTCGGTTCGTGA
- a CDS encoding TetR/AcrR family transcriptional regulator, with protein sequence MARRLTQRGRERRQQLMDYAARRFAENGYHPTSVAEIVQGLGVGKGVFYWYFDSKEQLFLEILRDAQQDLRRAQQQAIADAQDPVRKIELGLRASMRWSAEHRDVNKLIQFAATEDRFAPALRKGQDVAVGDITKIVKEAMAEGEIRDSDPLMLAHAILGVTAQLARVFVHEQGANPEEVADAAVAFVLEGLGALDRSRGA encoded by the coding sequence ATGGCCCGGCGACTGACCCAGCGTGGACGCGAGCGCCGCCAGCAGCTCATGGACTACGCGGCGCGCCGGTTCGCCGAGAACGGCTACCACCCCACGTCCGTGGCGGAGATCGTCCAGGGCCTCGGTGTCGGCAAGGGTGTCTTCTACTGGTACTTCGACAGCAAGGAGCAGCTCTTCCTCGAGATCCTGCGCGATGCCCAGCAGGACCTGCGGCGGGCCCAGCAGCAGGCGATCGCCGACGCCCAGGACCCGGTCCGCAAGATCGAGCTGGGGCTGCGAGCGTCGATGCGCTGGTCGGCGGAGCACCGTGACGTGAACAAGCTGATCCAGTTCGCCGCCACCGAGGATCGCTTCGCGCCGGCGCTGCGCAAGGGCCAGGACGTGGCCGTCGGGGACATCACGAAGATCGTCAAGGAAGCGATGGCGGAGGGCGAGATCCGTGACTCGGATCCGCTCATGCTCGCCCACGCGATCCTCGGCGTCACCGCGCAGCTGGCCCGGGTCTTCGTGCACGAGCAGGGCGCCAACCCGGAGGAGGTCGCCGACGCCGCGGTGGCCTTCGTGCTCGAAGGTCTCGGCGCGCTCGATCGCTCCCGCGGCGCCTGA
- a CDS encoding aminotransferase class I/II-fold pyridoxal phosphate-dependent enzyme, whose product MEFRRITSLPPYVFTIIDTLKIEARRAGEDVIDFGFGNPDLPSPEIAVDKVVEAVRNPRNHRYSSSRGIPKLRQAVSNLYLRRFGVALDPDTEVINTIGAKEGFSHLMWTLLGPGDAALVPSPSYPIHIYGPLFAGADIREVPLGTGRDFFESLQEAWEYSWPKPRVIVMSFPHNPTTTCVDLEFMQKVVDFAREREVVVVHDNAYADLGFDGYSPPSILQAEGAKEVAVEIYSMTKSFSMAGWRVAFLVGRSDVVQALAKLKSYLDYGTFQPIQIAATVTLNEVPDYPKVVQEIYQSRRDALCSGLQRIGWDLDPPMGTMFVWAPIPEPYRDMGSIEFASFLVREAHVATSPGVGFGPGGDGHVRFALIENEQRTSQAIRNLRRALTRLR is encoded by the coding sequence ATGGAGTTCCGCCGGATCACCTCGCTGCCGCCGTACGTCTTCACCATCATCGACACGCTGAAGATCGAGGCCCGCCGAGCCGGTGAGGACGTGATCGATTTCGGGTTCGGCAACCCGGACCTTCCCTCACCGGAGATCGCGGTCGACAAGGTGGTCGAAGCCGTCCGGAACCCCCGTAACCACCGCTACTCGTCCAGCCGCGGAATCCCCAAGCTGCGCCAGGCGGTCAGCAACCTCTACCTGCGCCGGTTCGGGGTGGCGCTGGACCCCGACACGGAGGTCATCAACACGATCGGCGCGAAGGAGGGCTTCTCGCACCTGATGTGGACCCTGCTCGGTCCCGGCGACGCCGCCCTGGTGCCCTCGCCGTCGTACCCGATCCACATCTACGGTCCGCTGTTCGCAGGCGCGGACATCCGCGAAGTCCCGTTGGGCACGGGCCGCGACTTCTTCGAGAGCCTGCAGGAGGCGTGGGAGTACTCCTGGCCCAAGCCACGGGTGATCGTCATGTCGTTCCCCCACAACCCGACCACCACCTGTGTGGACCTCGAGTTCATGCAGAAGGTGGTGGACTTCGCCCGTGAACGTGAGGTCGTGGTGGTACACGACAACGCGTACGCCGATCTGGGCTTCGATGGCTACTCCCCACCGTCGATCCTGCAGGCCGAGGGAGCCAAGGAGGTCGCGGTCGAGATCTACTCGATGACCAAGTCCTTCTCGATGGCCGGATGGCGGGTTGCGTTCCTCGTCGGCCGCTCCGACGTGGTGCAGGCCCTCGCGAAGCTGAAGAGCTACCTGGACTACGGCACCTTCCAGCCGATCCAGATCGCGGCGACGGTCACGCTCAACGAGGTGCCTGACTACCCGAAGGTGGTGCAGGAGATCTACCAGAGCCGCCGTGACGCACTCTGCAGCGGTCTGCAGCGCATCGGCTGGGATCTCGACCCGCCGATGGGCACCATGTTCGTGTGGGCGCCGATCCCGGAGCCCTACCGCGACATGGGATCCATCGAGTTCGCGTCGTTCCTCGTGCGGGAAGCGCACGTGGCCACCTCACCCGGGGTCGGCTTCGGTCCAGGGGGCGATGGGCACGTGCGGTTCGCCCTCATCGAGAACGAGCAGCGCACCTCCCAGGCCATCCGCAATCTCCGCCGGGCGCTGACCAGGCTTCGTTGA
- a CDS encoding ROK family protein, which yields MSVTGPIVGGLDVGGTKILGRAVDAHQPRVSLAEARVETPRGESHVLDAIGQVVAQLQSAPAVRDRGGVAAVGVGVPGLVDHGGVLRFAPNLPGVVEVAVGPELEHRLGLPVVVDNDANCAAWCESRLGAAVGVSDAVLVTLGTGIGAGIIAGGRLYEGASGFAGEPGHMVIDPTGPPCPCGRRGCWERFASGSGLGRLARDAAAAGRAPALVALAGGDPEAVRGEHVTKAALAGDLDAMGILRELAWWLALGLANLVDLLDCELIVVGGGLAEAGESLLGPVREAFGDLVLAADHRPPVRIVAASFGAEAGAIGAALLASERLA from the coding sequence GTGAGCGTCACGGGTCCCATCGTCGGCGGGCTCGACGTCGGCGGCACCAAGATCCTCGGGCGGGCCGTCGACGCGCACCAGCCGCGGGTCAGCCTGGCCGAGGCCCGGGTCGAGACACCGCGCGGCGAGTCCCACGTGCTCGATGCGATCGGGCAGGTCGTGGCGCAACTGCAGTCCGCTCCCGCGGTGCGCGATCGCGGGGGCGTGGCCGCGGTCGGCGTGGGTGTGCCCGGCCTGGTCGACCATGGAGGCGTGCTGCGCTTCGCGCCGAACCTCCCCGGCGTGGTGGAGGTGGCGGTGGGGCCGGAGCTCGAGCACCGCCTGGGGCTACCGGTGGTGGTCGACAACGACGCGAACTGCGCGGCGTGGTGCGAATCCCGGCTCGGGGCTGCGGTCGGGGTGAGCGACGCCGTGCTGGTGACGCTCGGCACCGGGATCGGCGCAGGCATCATCGCCGGTGGTCGGCTCTACGAGGGGGCCAGCGGCTTCGCCGGTGAGCCGGGGCACATGGTCATCGACCCCACCGGGCCACCCTGCCCGTGTGGTCGACGCGGCTGCTGGGAGCGGTTCGCGTCCGGGAGCGGGTTGGGGCGGCTGGCTCGCGATGCGGCCGCGGCCGGGCGCGCACCGGCGCTGGTCGCGCTGGCCGGCGGCGACCCCGAGGCCGTGCGGGGCGAGCACGTCACGAAGGCCGCGCTGGCGGGTGACCTCGACGCGATGGGGATCCTGCGCGAGCTGGCGTGGTGGTTGGCCCTGGGACTCGCCAACCTCGTCGATCTCCTGGACTGCGAGCTGATCGTGGTCGGCGGGGGGCTGGCCGAAGCGGGAGAGAGCTTGCTGGGCCCGGTGCGCGAAGCATTCGGCGACCTGGTCCTCGCGGCCGACCATCGGCCGCCCGTGCGGATCGTGGCTGCGAGCTTCGGGGCCGAGGCGGGAGCGATCGGCGCCGCGCTTCTCGCATCCGAGCGCCTCGCGTGA
- a CDS encoding baeRF10 domain-containing protein produces MTVITEDAIRELAAFRSESAPVVSCYLDVDGRRYVRAQDVEDHLDRLLRQTRERMNGSVPVADLERIEQFVRAGFDRSRTRGLAIFSCVEDGFWRVVPLPVRVHSRIIVNSAPAVGQLESVVQELNRIGVLLLDRQRARIFVFDLGELVDHSELFEELPRHYDARGHSDQGYDREQHHVEELTAQHLRHAAAVAFHLFQERGFEHLVIDAPAELMPTVESFLHPYLRERLRAELHVGVNAPLDEIRRAVIEVEREIERAREAELVERLRDAVGSGNRGVAGLDDTLRALVEQRVDVLLVSEGYSETGWRCPQCGYLCRRGPACPVDGTQMLHLEDVVEEAVDVALNQSCRVEVCVDNADLDVLGRIGALLRY; encoded by the coding sequence GTGACCGTGATCACCGAGGATGCCATCCGAGAGCTCGCAGCCTTCCGCAGCGAGTCCGCTCCCGTCGTGTCGTGCTACCTCGACGTCGACGGCCGACGCTACGTGCGGGCCCAGGACGTCGAGGACCACCTCGACCGGTTGCTCCGCCAGACGCGGGAGCGGATGAACGGATCGGTGCCCGTGGCTGATCTCGAGCGCATCGAGCAGTTCGTGCGTGCCGGGTTCGATCGGTCGCGGACCCGCGGCCTGGCGATCTTCTCCTGCGTGGAGGACGGGTTCTGGCGGGTCGTGCCCCTCCCGGTGCGAGTGCACAGCCGCATCATCGTGAACTCCGCTCCAGCGGTCGGCCAGCTCGAGTCCGTGGTGCAGGAGTTGAACCGCATCGGCGTGCTGCTCCTCGACCGGCAACGAGCACGGATCTTCGTGTTCGACCTCGGAGAGCTCGTCGACCATTCGGAGCTGTTCGAGGAGCTTCCTCGCCACTACGACGCCCGGGGCCACAGCGATCAGGGGTACGACCGTGAGCAGCACCACGTGGAGGAGCTCACCGCCCAGCACCTCCGCCATGCCGCGGCGGTGGCCTTCCACCTGTTCCAAGAGCGCGGGTTCGAGCACCTGGTGATCGACGCACCGGCCGAGCTCATGCCCACGGTGGAGAGCTTTCTCCATCCCTACCTGCGCGAGCGGCTGCGGGCGGAGCTCCACGTGGGGGTGAACGCGCCGCTGGACGAGATCCGCCGGGCGGTGATCGAGGTCGAGCGGGAGATCGAGCGCGCGCGCGAGGCCGAGCTGGTCGAACGCCTGCGTGACGCGGTGGGGAGCGGCAACCGTGGTGTCGCGGGCCTCGACGACACCTTGCGGGCGCTGGTCGAGCAACGGGTCGACGTGCTGCTCGTGTCAGAGGGCTACAGCGAGACCGGGTGGCGTTGCCCGCAATGCGGGTACCTGTGCCGGCGGGGTCCGGCCTGCCCGGTCGACGGCACCCAGATGCTGCACCTCGAGGATGTGGTCGAGGAGGCGGTCGACGTGGCGCTCAACCAGTCGTGCCGGGTCGAGGTCTGCGTCGACAACGCCGATCTCGACGTGCTCGGCCGGATCGGCGCGTTGCTGCGGTACTGA